The DNA sequence GTGCCGCCGCGGTCCACCCGCTCGACTTCGACGCCGCGCGCCCCGAGACCCACGCCGGAGTCGTCGCGGCGGCGGTCGAGCTGATCGGGGACCTCGACGCGGTCGTCGACGCGTTCGGCGTCCTCGGCGACCAGGCCGACTACGACACCGACCCGGTGGCCGCCGCCGCGGCCGCCACCGCCACCTACACCGGCCACGTCTCCACCGGGATCGCGGTGGCGCGCCGGCTGCGCGAGCAGGGACACGGCACGCTGGTGGTGCTGTCCTCGGTCGCCGGTGTACGGGTGCGCCGCGCCAACTTCGTCTACGGATCGGCGAAAGCGGGCCTGGACGGGTTCGCCCACGGGCTGGGCGACGCACTGCACGGAAGCGGCGCGCGGGTGCTCGTGGTGCGCCCCGGCTACGTGCGTACGCGGATGTCGGCCCACGTCCCGGCCGCACCGTTCCCGGCGACGCCCGGCCAGGTGGCCGACGCGGTCGCCGAGGGTCTGCGCACCGGCGCGCAGACCCTCTGGGTGCCGCGCCGCCTGCGCCTGGTCTTCGCCGGTATGCGGGCGCTGCCCCGGCCGATCTGGCGGCGCCTGCCACGCTGAGCGCGGCGCCCGCCGCGGCCGCGCTCCCGCCCGCCCTGCATAGGAGCGCGGCCGCCGGGCGGTGCCGGAGGCGCTCACCACGGCCGGCGCCGCCCCCGCCGGTACTATTAGACGGGCGCCGCCAGCGTTGCGACGTGGCGCACCAGGGTCTCCAGTACCTCCTTGGCCGAGGCGCGGCTGCGCGCGTCGCACAGCAGTACCGGCGCCCGTTCGTCGAGCGCCAGCGCGTCGGTGACCTCCTGCTCGGTGTAGCGGTGGGCGCCCTCGAAGCAGTTCACCGCCACCACGAACGGCACCCGGTGGCGCTCGAAGAAGTCCACCGCCGGGAAGCAGGTGTCCAGCCGCCGGGTGTCGGCGAGCACCACGGCGCCCAGCGCCCCTTCCGCCAGCTCCTCCCACATGAACCAGAAGCGCTGCTGGCCGGGCGTGCCGAACAGGTACAGCACCAGTTCGTCGTTGATCGTGATCCGGCCGAAGTCCAGCGCGACGGTGGTGGTCTCCTTCCGCTCGATCCCGGCGAGGTCGTCCACCCCCACGCTCGCTTCGGTCATCACCTCTTCCGTGCTCAGCGGCGAGATCTCGCTCACCGAGCCGACCAGGGTCGTCTTCCCGGCCCCGAAGCCGCCGGCGACCAGGATCTTGATCGCGGAGGGGATGGTGCCGCCGGGTTGCTCAGAGTCGTTGGATGCCATCGAGTACCGCCTGGAGTATGTCCCGGTGTGCCGGGCTCTGCTGGGTGTAGGGGGCGCGGGCGAGGATGTAGCCCCGGCCGATCAGATCGCCGAGAAGGACCTTGACCACGGCGACGGGCATGTCCAGGTGGGCCGATACCTCGGCCACGGACTGGGGGCGCTTGCACAGTTGGAGGATCCGAAGCTGCTCGGGCTCCAGCGCCACCTCGTCGACATCGGCCCGCGCCGCGATGACCACGCTGATCATGTCCAACTGGACGGAGTCCTCGTGCTGGCGGCCCTGGGTGATGACATAGGGCCGTACCAGCGGATCGGCGCCCTCTGCCTCGGGCCCGGGTTCCTGGTGCTCTGCCATGGGCGTCCCTCCTACCCGGCGGAGTTGCCGGGGGTACCGCCGCTTGGTGAGGCGGCCGACTCGGCGTGGCGCGGCGAGGCGTCGAGGAACCGGCCGACCTGCTCCACGAGCACGTTCATCTCGTAGGCGATCAGGCCCACGTCCGAACTCTCCTCGGCGATGACCGCGAGGCACGCCCCGCTGCCGGAGCCGGTGACGAACAGGTAGGCGTGCTCCATCTCCACGACCGTCTGCAGCACGCGGCCGCCGTCGAACTGGCGGCCGGTTCCCCGGGCCAGGCTCTGGAAGGCGGACGCGACCGCGGACAGGTGCTCGGCCTCGTCGGTCTCCAGGGTGTTGCACCGGCCGATGAGCAGGCCGTCGGCGGAGAGGACGATGGCGTACCTGGCGCCGACGGCCCTTTCGACCAGCTCGTCCAGCAACCAGTTCAGATCCTTGGCGGCGTTGTTCGTCACGGTCACGAATCCTTCTCCGTATCGTTCTGGCGCTGCTGGCCCTCGTTACGGCCCCGGCGTGTGCCCTGCTGGAAAGCCGACATGTTGTGGCGCAGCCGGGCCGAGCGGTCCTCGCTCTCCTCGGTCGACGAGTCTTCGGCGCCGCCGAAGGCCGGGGCCGAGGAGTCCGCGGACTTCTCGTAGAGCTGGGGGGCCAGGTTCGTCTGCGGCCTGCGCTTGGGCAGCGGGGGACGGGCGTCGGTCCCCGCCGCCGCAGCGGTCCCCTGCGCAAAGGCATCGGGGTCCGCGCCGCCGTCGCCGCCCTCCGGGGACAGGGGAGGGGCGCTCGCGGCGGTCGTAGGGGCGCCCGCGGTCTCGTGGACCGGGGCGGGTTCGGGCGAAGGGTGGTGCATGGTCGGGCCGCCGCCGTCGGTCCCGCTCGCGTCGGCGGGCGCGGCGCCGTTCGGCGCGGAGCCGTCGGGGAAGGCCCCCGCGGAGTCGGCGCCGTCGGTTCCGGTTTCGGCGGCGTCGTCGGCGGAGGAGATCGGTGCGGGCGCCGAGCCCCGGCGCGGAAGCCCCGAGGGCGTGCGCCCGGAGTCCGGGGAGTGCCCGTTGGCGCCGGCCGGCGCGGGAGCGGGAGCCGGCGTGCCGGGCTCGTCGGTGTCCGGTGCCGCACCCGCGTCGCCGTCGGACCGGTCCTTGGGCGCCGAGGGCGCGGCATCGGTGGCGGCCTCCGCGCGCAGCGGCGCCGGGGCCACCACCTGCGGGCGCTCACCGGTGCTGTCGAAGGCCGAGGCGGGTAGCTCCTGGTCGCTGATCAACTCCGAGGGCAGCAGCACGATCGCCTGGACGCCGCCGTAGGGCGAGGAGCGCAGCCGGACGTTGACCGCGTGCCGCCGGGCCAACCGGGAGACGACGAACAGGCCCAGGCGCATCTTCTCGTTGAGCCGCATCACGTCGAACTCGGGCGGGTTGGCCAGCATCTCGTTCGCGGCGGCGAACTCCTCGTCCTGCATGCCCAGGCCGCGGTCCTCGATCTCCACGACGACGCCGTTGGGCACCTGTTCGCTGCTCAGCCGCACCTGGCTCTGCGGCGGCGAGAACGTGGTGGCGTTGTCGACGAGTTCGGCGACGAGGTGGATGACGTCGGCCACCGCCGGACCCTTCAGCGCGACGCGGGGGATCTGCCGGCGCTCGACGCGGGTGTAGTCGCCCGATTCCGAGATCGCGCCGCGCAGCACGTCCACCAGCGGCATCGGCTTGTGGAAGGTGCGGCCGGGTGTCTCCCCGCCCAGGATGAGCAGGTTCTCGGCGTTTCGGCGGGAGCGCGTCGCCAGGTGGTCCAGCTTGAACAGCTCGGTGAGCTGCGAGGGGTCCTCCTGCTCGCGCTCCATGCGGTCCAGCAGCCGCAGCTGGCGGTGGATGAGCGTCTGGCTGCGGTGGGCGATGTTCAGAAAGACCCGGTTGATGCCGTGCAGCAGTTCGGACTGGCGCACGGCCGCATCCAGGGCGAAGCGCTGGGCCTTGTCGAAGGAGGCGGCGACCTCGCCGATCTCGTCCTGCCCGGTGGTCAGCGGCGGGACGGCGGCGGCGGCGTCGACGGGCTCGTTGCGCTGCAGCCGGTCGGCCAGCTCGGGCAGCAGCGTGTTGGCGCGGTGGTCGGTCTCGTCGCGCAGCCGGCCCAGCCGCCGCACGACCCGGTGGGTGGTGCGCAGCGCCGCGGAGATCGCCAGGAAGCCGACCAGCGCAACCCCTGCGGTGCCGACCGCGGCCGCGATCAGCGCCGTGTTCGCGGTGTCGGCCTG is a window from the Streptomonospora litoralis genome containing:
- a CDS encoding roadblock/LC7 domain-containing protein — protein: MTNNAAKDLNWLLDELVERAVGARYAIVLSADGLLIGRCNTLETDEAEHLSAVASAFQSLARGTGRQFDGGRVLQTVVEMEHAYLFVTGSGSGACLAVIAEESSDVGLIAYEMNVLVEQVGRFLDASPRHAESAASPSGGTPGNSAG
- a CDS encoding GTP-binding protein; this encodes MASNDSEQPGGTIPSAIKILVAGGFGAGKTTLVGSVSEISPLSTEEVMTEASVGVDDLAGIERKETTTVALDFGRITINDELVLYLFGTPGQQRFWFMWEELAEGALGAVVLADTRRLDTCFPAVDFFERHRVPFVVAVNCFEGAHRYTEQEVTDALALDERAPVLLCDARSRASAKEVLETLVRHVATLAAPV
- a CDS encoding decaprenylphospho-beta-D-erythro-pentofuranosid-2-ulose 2-reductase; amino-acid sequence: MRNAVGAVASVLLLGGRSEIGAAVAERLVRDGARRIVLAARGAADSAEVADVAERLRAAGAAAVHPLDFDAARPETHAGVVAAAVELIGDLDAVVDAFGVLGDQADYDTDPVAAAAAATATYTGHVSTGIAVARRLREQGHGTLVVLSSVAGVRVRRANFVYGSAKAGLDGFAHGLGDALHGSGARVLVVRPGYVRTRMSAHVPAAPFPATPGQVADAVAEGLRTGAQTLWVPRRLRLVFAGMRALPRPIWRRLPR
- a CDS encoding DUF742 domain-containing protein — its product is MAEHQEPGPEAEGADPLVRPYVITQGRQHEDSVQLDMISVVIAARADVDEVALEPEQLRILQLCKRPQSVAEVSAHLDMPVAVVKVLLGDLIGRGYILARAPYTQQSPAHRDILQAVLDGIQRL
- a CDS encoding sensor histidine kinase — translated: MLLPSAAFIALWLAISGYLSYEAVEAAGHAEAATELSTPAALSLTAVMDERSQTVAYLERPDETRDELDAARQESDEHIQKVFDRFAPFRDLASPEIQDRIAEFEARYRGIDDIRAEVDEGTASRDEVLQDYNRVMTAAADLFDEQSRGSPEPGSIGAGVAATDTFRVVDLLARSDAQLTRSFTNGRLTHADQQEFTRLSSSYHTVLESVRGFFSPEQGRALDELMNSQDYQRLVQLENRIVDHEAEILMDPVTGEHSLDTGVPVSREEWKAAYAPVKEELTRLGAAEARHAASIQADTANTALIAAAVGTAGVALVGFLAISAALRTTHRVVRRLGRLRDETDHRANTLLPELADRLQRNEPVDAAAAVPPLTTGQDEIGEVAASFDKAQRFALDAAVRQSELLHGINRVFLNIAHRSQTLIHRQLRLLDRMEREQEDPSQLTELFKLDHLATRSRRNAENLLILGGETPGRTFHKPMPLVDVLRGAISESGDYTRVERRQIPRVALKGPAVADVIHLVAELVDNATTFSPPQSQVRLSSEQVPNGVVVEIEDRGLGMQDEEFAAANEMLANPPEFDVMRLNEKMRLGLFVVSRLARRHAVNVRLRSSPYGGVQAIVLLPSELISDQELPASAFDSTGERPQVVAPAPLRAEAATDAAPSAPKDRSDGDAGAAPDTDEPGTPAPAPAPAGANGHSPDSGRTPSGLPRRGSAPAPISSADDAAETGTDGADSAGAFPDGSAPNGAAPADASGTDGGGPTMHHPSPEPAPVHETAGAPTTAASAPPLSPEGGDGGADPDAFAQGTAAAAGTDARPPLPKRRPQTNLAPQLYEKSADSSAPAFGGAEDSSTEESEDRSARLRHNMSAFQQGTRRGRNEGQQRQNDTEKDS